From Chryseobacterium salivictor, a single genomic window includes:
- a CDS encoding TonB-dependent receptor, translated as MKRGLLSFGCLIATGFYFAQHSSITGQITGGGILKPAVGVDLEGTDYSTFSDSSGVFRFSEIPSGHYKVRVKLNDFQPFYKEVVIKENDSLTLDINLKATDRGSDIEDVVITGTLKSVRRSDSPVTIEVYSPAYFKKNPTPNIFDALQNVNGVRPQLNCNICSTGDIHINGLEGPYTMVLIDGMPIVSSLGTVYGMSGIPNSLVERIEIVKGPASSLYGSEAVGGLINVITNNPHTAPLFSADLFSTTWGEYNLDVGFKFNAGKKAKVLTGINYFNYQNKIDNNHDNFTDVTLQDRISLFQKWNFQRKENRLFSIATRYMYEERWGGDMRWNKSYRGGDEIYGESIYTSRTEFFGSYQLPVNEKIFLGFSFVNHDQDSRYGETSYIANQKIAFSQLNWDKKAGNHDLLFGAAMRYTYYDDNTAGTSTILGENKPEKTYLPGVFIQDEIRLAENHQLLLGFRYDYNNIHRNIFTPRMAYKWSVDQNNILRLNAGTGFRVVNLFTEDHAALTGARNVVVLNDLKPEKSYNINLNYTKKMYFGSGSHIALDASAFYTYFTNRIVPDYETNTSQIIYDNIGGNAVSKGFSLNANLNFANGLKFIMGGTAMENTITDNGITEHQILTEKFMGIWAVSYKIRAWKTAIDYTGNISSLMRLPLLGQLDPRKRYSPWWSIQNIQFTYEGFQKFEIYAGVKNILNWTPNKGTPFIISRANDPFNKQVKFDSSGQVVATPDNPYALTFDPNYVYAPNQGIRSFLGVRFTFK; from the coding sequence GTTTTTAGATTTAGCGAAATTCCATCGGGCCACTATAAAGTAAGAGTGAAATTAAATGATTTTCAGCCTTTTTACAAAGAGGTGGTCATCAAAGAAAATGACAGTTTAACTTTAGATATTAATTTAAAAGCCACCGACAGAGGTTCTGATATTGAAGATGTCGTAATCACCGGAACGCTGAAATCGGTAAGAAGATCGGACAGTCCGGTCACGATAGAAGTTTATTCTCCGGCTTATTTTAAGAAAAACCCAACACCCAATATTTTCGATGCTTTACAAAATGTAAATGGCGTAAGACCACAGCTGAATTGTAATATCTGTTCCACCGGAGATATTCACATCAATGGTTTGGAAGGTCCATATACCATGGTTTTGATTGATGGGATGCCGATCGTCAGTTCGCTCGGAACTGTTTACGGAATGTCTGGGATTCCTAATTCTTTGGTAGAAAGAATTGAAATTGTAAAAGGCCCTGCGTCTTCTCTTTACGGAAGCGAAGCGGTTGGTGGCTTGATCAATGTGATCACGAATAACCCGCACACTGCGCCGTTGTTTAGTGCCGATCTTTTTTCGACTACTTGGGGCGAATACAATTTGGATGTCGGTTTTAAATTCAACGCAGGTAAAAAAGCAAAAGTCCTCACCGGAATTAATTATTTTAATTACCAAAATAAAATTGATAACAACCACGATAATTTCACAGATGTTACTCTACAGGACCGCATTTCCCTTTTCCAGAAATGGAATTTTCAAAGGAAAGAAAATCGGCTGTTTTCCATAGCTACAAGATATATGTATGAAGAACGTTGGGGCGGCGATATGCGCTGGAATAAATCCTATCGTGGAGGTGATGAGATTTATGGTGAAAGTATTTACACCAGCCGTACCGAATTTTTTGGAAGCTACCAGTTGCCTGTCAATGAGAAAATTTTTTTGGGATTTTCTTTTGTAAATCATGATCAGGACAGCCGTTACGGGGAAACATCTTATATCGCGAACCAAAAAATTGCCTTCAGTCAGCTGAATTGGGATAAAAAAGCAGGAAATCATGATCTGCTCTTTGGTGCAGCGATGCGATATACTTATTATGACGACAATACGGCCGGAACTTCAACGATTCTGGGCGAAAACAAACCCGAAAAAACTTATCTTCCCGGAGTTTTTATTCAGGATGAAATCCGTTTAGCAGAAAATCATCAGTTGCTTTTAGGTTTCAGATACGATTATAATAATATCCACAGAAATATTTTTACACCGCGAATGGCTTATAAATGGTCTGTCGATCAGAATAATATTTTAAGACTTAATGCGGGAACGGGATTTCGTGTGGTGAACCTTTTTACCGAAGATCATGCTGCTTTAACCGGGGCGAGAAATGTTGTGGTTTTAAACGATTTGAAACCTGAAAAATCTTATAACATCAACCTTAATTATACTAAAAAAATGTATTTCGGTTCAGGCTCTCATATTGCTTTGGATGCGAGTGCTTTTTACACTTATTTTACCAACAGAATCGTTCCCGATTACGAAACCAACACGTCTCAAATCATCTATGATAATATCGGTGGAAATGCAGTCAGCAAAGGATTTAGTTTAAATGCCAATCTTAATTTTGCGAATGGTTTAAAGTTTATTATGGGTGGAACAGCAATGGAAAATACCATCACCGACAACGGAATCACAGAACATCAGATTTTAACAGAGAAATTCATGGGGATCTGGGCGGTTTCCTATAAAATAAGAGCATGGAAAACGGCCATCGATTATACGGGAAATATCTCTAGTCTCATGCGTTTACCTTTGTTAGGGCAATTAGATCCCAGAAAACGGTATTCACCGTGGTGGAGTATTCAGAATATTCAGTTTACTTATGAGGGTTTTCAGAAATTTGAAATCTATGCTGGTGTTAAAAATATTTTAAACTGGACGCCGAATAAGGGAACCCCGTTTATTATTTCCAGAGCCAACGATCCTTTTAACAAACAGGTAAAATTTGATTCCAGTGGCCAAGTGGTCGCAACACCCGATAATCCTTATGCCTTAACGTTTGATCCCAATTATGTGTACGCGCCCAATCAGGGAATCCGTTCTTTTCTCGGAGTTAGATTTACGTTTAAATAA
- a CDS encoding SRPBCC domain-containing protein, translated as MDSIKIEITILKPVSTVWELFTQPEHITQWNFASDEWTCPKAENDLQIGGEFNYRMEAKDQSFGFDFKGIYDEVAPLENIKYHLEDGRKVEVLFEIVDQNTTTVTEIFEPDPGQPEPMQREGWYAILDNFHKYVENY; from the coding sequence ATGGATTCAATAAAAATTGAAATAACTATTCTAAAACCCGTTTCAACCGTTTGGGAACTTTTCACCCAACCCGAACATATCACCCAGTGGAATTTCGCAAGTGATGAATGGACTTGCCCCAAAGCCGAAAATGATTTACAGATCGGTGGCGAATTCAACTATAGAATGGAAGCAAAAGACCAGAGTTTCGGTTTTGATTTTAAAGGAATCTACGATGAGGTTGCTCCTTTGGAAAATATAAAATACCATTTGGAAGATGGCAGAAAAGTAGAGGTGCTATTTGAAATTGTTGATCAAAATACGACCACAGTGACCGAAATATTTGAACCGGATCCAGGCCAGCCAGAGCCCATGCAAAGGGAAGGTTGGTATGCCATTCTGGATAATTTTCATAAATATGTAGAGAATTATTAA
- a CDS encoding DnaJ domain-containing protein, producing the protein MKNYYYFLGVKENASEEDIKKAYRKLSLKYHPDKNPDDHFFETRFMEIKEAYEMLIDAEKRRIYDDNLSHQQRSYRPNLPPSIKFFSANKVRVQKGEEVIISWQTQNADIVKVLPFGLQKGYGEKVIRITEFQDGKFQLLLHVTNSLLNKTVVQGITITEIYENKSEEFRNDVENLFKPENPTSINPHGIPRLIRIIIALIMMLIVIIILWENFFN; encoded by the coding sequence ATGAAAAATTACTATTATTTTCTCGGTGTTAAAGAAAATGCTTCAGAAGAAGACATCAAAAAAGCGTACCGTAAACTCTCTTTAAAATACCATCCCGATAAAAATCCCGATGATCATTTTTTCGAAACCCGTTTCATGGAAATTAAGGAAGCGTACGAAATGTTAATTGATGCTGAGAAACGCAGAATTTACGATGATAATCTAAGTCATCAGCAAAGAAGTTACCGGCCGAATCTTCCACCATCAATTAAATTTTTTTCGGCGAATAAAGTGAGGGTTCAAAAAGGGGAGGAAGTGATTATTTCGTGGCAGACTCAAAATGCAGATATTGTAAAAGTGTTGCCATTTGGCCTGCAGAAAGGATATGGCGAGAAAGTAATCCGAATCACGGAATTTCAGGACGGGAAATTTCAGTTGTTATTGCACGTGACCAATTCGCTGTTGAATAAAACGGTGGTGCAAGGAATTACAATCACCGAAATCTATGAGAATAAAAGCGAGGAATTTAGAAATGATGTCGAAAATCTATTTAAACCCGAAAACCCGACATCCATTAATCCGCATGGTATTCCGAGGTTGATCCGGATCATCATCGCACTCATTATGATGCTTATTGTCATTATCATATTGTGGGAGAATTTCTTTAATTAA
- a CDS encoding SRPBCC family protein — protein sequence METLDYEIHISAPIQKVWDLLWSPETYPIWTQFFTPGSQMKSDWKVGGKTYFTNQKGEGMVSTIESLDEPNEVIFRHLGTVRDGVEDTYTREVKDWSGAEEKYFLRAIDENTTQLTATVHVSNENEDAMNKGFNEGFAMLKKLAEKE from the coding sequence ATGGAAACTTTAGATTACGAAATTCATATCAGTGCGCCGATTCAGAAAGTTTGGGATTTACTCTGGAGCCCGGAAACCTATCCGATATGGACGCAGTTTTTTACGCCAGGTTCGCAGATGAAATCCGACTGGAAAGTCGGTGGCAAAACCTATTTTACCAATCAGAAAGGTGAAGGAATGGTGTCAACCATTGAAAGTTTAGACGAGCCCAATGAAGTTATTTTCAGGCATCTTGGAACAGTCAGAGATGGTGTAGAAGATACGTATACCAGGGAAGTTAAAGACTGGAGTGGTGCCGAAGAAAAATATTTTCTGCGGGCGATTGACGAAAATACCACCCAACTCACGGCGACTGTTCATGTCAGCAATGAAAATGAAGATGCGATGAATAAAGGTTTTAATGAAGGTTTCGCAATGCTTAAAAAGCTGGCTGAAAAAGAATAG
- a CDS encoding SRPBCC domain-containing protein, which produces MEPITINITILKPIQKVWDYFYNPKHIVKWNFTTPNWHCPKAVIDFREGGSFDYRLEYKDKSFGYDFSGQIVEIRDLEYVKSILRDGRTIEVYFNKIDETTTEVVEVFEPEEQYSTEMQRVGYYAILDRFHKYVENN; this is translated from the coding sequence ATGGAGCCTATAACGATAAACATTACCATTCTAAAACCCATTCAAAAAGTATGGGATTATTTTTACAATCCAAAGCATATTGTGAAATGGAACTTTACCACACCGAACTGGCATTGCCCCAAAGCGGTGATCGATTTTCGCGAAGGGGGATCCTTTGATTATCGCCTGGAATATAAAGATAAAAGTTTCGGTTATGATTTTTCCGGCCAAATCGTTGAAATCAGAGATTTGGAATATGTGAAAAGTATTTTAAGGGATGGCAGAACAATCGAAGTTTATTTTAATAAAATTGATGAAACCACCACTGAAGTTGTCGAAGTTTTCGAACCGGAAGAGCAATATTCCACTGAAATGCAAAGAGTAGGTTATTACGCAATTTTAGACCGTTTTCATAAATACGTTGAAAATAATTAA
- a CDS encoding thioredoxin family protein — MKPLSTFQKSSSVVLIFWGLMMTFSQMKKHPLERAEELQKTEQKTVVVFVHTDWCNYCQAMQNATFKDEEVQKILNENFYFVDINGEEKAEIYFAGTVFKYQPTGINTGHHQLVDSLGNIDGQLSYPTLVILNPKNEIVLQYTGFLTAAEMLKLLKKINDD; from the coding sequence ATGAAACCACTATCAACTTTTCAAAAATCAAGTTCTGTTGTCTTAATTTTTTGGGGCTTAATGATGACTTTTTCACAAATGAAAAAGCATCCGTTGGAACGTGCAGAAGAATTGCAGAAAACCGAACAGAAAACCGTAGTGGTTTTTGTTCATACCGACTGGTGCAACTACTGTCAAGCGATGCAAAACGCTACTTTTAAAGATGAAGAAGTACAGAAAATCTTAAATGAAAACTTCTATTTTGTGGATATTAATGGTGAAGAAAAAGCAGAAATTTACTTTGCAGGAACTGTTTTTAAATACCAGCCAACAGGGATAAATACAGGTCATCACCAATTGGTTGACTCGTTAGGTAATATTGATGGACAGCTTTCTTATCCAACTTTGGTGATTTTAAATCCAAAGAATGAAATTGTATTGCAATACACTGGTTTTTTAACTGCCGCAGAAATGCTTAAATTATTAAAAAAAATAAATGATGACTAA
- the tpx gene encoding thiol peroxidase has translation MADITLQGNPVHTVGNLPEIGTTLKNFKLINVDLKEKTNDDFSGKKKIFNIFPSIDTGVCAASARKFNEEAGGLDNTVVINVSKDLPFALNRFCAAEGLDHVVSLSDYRGSFGDDFGVKISDSPMQDLLSRAVIVADENGKVIYTEQVPEIAQEPNYEAALNALK, from the coding sequence ATGGCAGATATTACATTACAGGGCAATCCGGTTCACACAGTCGGTAACTTGCCAGAAATAGGAACCACGTTGAAAAATTTTAAACTGATCAATGTGGATTTAAAAGAAAAGACCAATGATGATTTTTCCGGCAAAAAGAAGATTTTCAATATCTTTCCAAGTATTGATACCGGTGTTTGTGCAGCTTCTGCGAGAAAATTTAATGAAGAAGCAGGAGGATTAGATAATACTGTGGTGATCAATGTTTCCAAAGATTTGCCTTTTGCACTGAACCGCTTCTGTGCAGCAGAAGGTCTGGATCACGTGGTAAGTTTATCAGATTACCGGGGCTCTTTTGGAGATGATTTCGGAGTGAAAATTTCCGATTCCCCAATGCAGGATCTTTTGAGCCGTGCCGTAATTGTGGCTGATGAAAACGGAAAAGTAATATATACCGAACAGGTTCCCGAAATTGCACAGGAACCTAATTACGAAGCAGCTTTGAATGCTTTAAAGTAA
- a CDS encoding SRPBCC domain-containing protein — translation MRLLEFKIQINATPEKVWEVLFTQDAYQKWASAMNEGTYFEGTWEEGSVMKFLDPKNNGMYNKVIKNIPNRELSMKHLGWIFDGELSPQDWEDSTISYFLEPYENKTLLIGRVNSLDEFVDFFNTKYPKNFEKIKELSEEQ, via the coding sequence GTGAGATTATTAGAGTTCAAAATACAGATTAATGCCACTCCTGAAAAAGTTTGGGAAGTGCTTTTTACTCAGGATGCTTACCAAAAATGGGCTTCTGCGATGAATGAGGGAACCTATTTCGAGGGAACCTGGGAAGAGGGAAGCGTGATGAAATTTCTCGATCCCAAAAATAATGGAATGTATAATAAGGTGATCAAAAACATTCCCAACCGGGAGCTCAGCATGAAACATCTGGGATGGATTTTCGATGGTGAACTCAGTCCTCAGGACTGGGAAGACTCGACCATCAGTTATTTTTTAGAACCCTATGAAAACAAAACCCTTTTAATAGGAAGGGTAAATTCGCTGGATGAATTTGTTGATTTCTTCAATACTAAATATCCGAAAAATTTTGAAAAGATAAAAGAACTTTCGGAAGAGCAATAA
- a CDS encoding VOC family protein produces the protein MNNTIFPCLWFNGDGKEAADFYCETFGGKITADTPVVLNILLFGQKLMFLNGGPQFEKNASISFMVLCETVEEVQKYWENISQDGIILMDLGEYPWSKKYGWVRDRFGVTWQINLTDKKSGQKIIPTLIFIHQNNGKAMKAMEFYTGIFPNSRIESVLKYGEGIGGKSQENPENIQHGHFVIDDYSLFCMDNSYDHQFDFNEGISIVVMTANQVETDHLWNSLIADGGRESMCGWLKDQFGVSWQIVPKRLLELMNDFDHPVKAQKVVEAMMGMQKIEISKLEEAYNS, from the coding sequence ATGAACAATACTATATTTCCCTGTCTTTGGTTCAACGGTGATGGAAAAGAAGCCGCTGATTTTTACTGTGAAACCTTTGGTGGAAAAATTACCGCTGATACTCCGGTTGTTTTAAATATCTTACTGTTCGGGCAGAAATTAATGTTTCTCAACGGCGGACCGCAATTCGAAAAAAACGCTTCTATCTCTTTCATGGTTCTTTGTGAAACCGTAGAGGAAGTTCAGAAATACTGGGAAAATATTTCTCAAGACGGCATCATTTTGATGGATTTGGGCGAATATCCGTGGTCTAAAAAATACGGTTGGGTCCGTGACCGGTTTGGCGTAACCTGGCAGATCAATCTGACGGACAAAAAAAGTGGTCAGAAAATAATTCCTACCTTGATATTCATTCATCAGAATAATGGAAAAGCGATGAAAGCGATGGAGTTTTACACCGGAATTTTCCCCAATTCCAGAATAGAAAGTGTACTGAAATATGGGGAAGGAATCGGCGGGAAAAGTCAGGAAAATCCAGAAAATATACAGCATGGTCATTTTGTAATTGATGATTACTCGCTCTTCTGTATGGATAATTCTTACGATCATCAGTTTGATTTTAATGAAGGAATTTCAATTGTTGTGATGACTGCCAATCAAGTGGAGACCGATCATTTGTGGAATTCACTCATTGCAGACGGTGGCCGGGAATCAATGTGTGGTTGGTTAAAAGATCAGTTCGGAGTCAGCTGGCAAATTGTCCCTAAAAGATTATTAGAATTGATGAATGATTTCGATCATCCTGTGAAAGCGCAAAAAGTCGTAGAAGCAATGATGGGCATGCAGAAAATTGAAATTTCCAAGTTAGAAGAGGCTTATAATTCTTAA